Sequence from the Deltaproteobacteria bacterium RIFCSPHIGHO2_02_FULL_44_16 genome:
TCTTCTTTTTTTCTTTTTATCTCTTCGTATGCTCGATACGGTCATCGAATATGTTCAGAAACAGAAAAAAATGACAGCCCCGCCTTTTGGACGCATTATTTTTACTTCAGAACAGACTTAACTTATTCGTTGAAAAGGGGAGGATCGAGGAAAAAGACGATCAAGTCTTTTGCTGACCTCTTCGGGAATATTGGCATCTTCTGAAGCAAATCCTTTGAGCATAGTGCGGTGCCATCCCAAATTAAAAGCTGCTTTCGAAGTGAAAGGATGTGCTTCGGCAATCGTCGTCGCATCGGCATAGACATGGCCAAGTTCTTCTGGCGTTGTGCGACGAAACCACGCGTGAAAAAGTCTTTCCAGAAGAGAACGATCTGCAAGCTCAGGGCGATGAAGCACGACCGTTTGTTCAATATCAAATCGACCCTGTAAATCACTTCGATCAAAAAGAAGCCGAATGGGCCTTGCTGCTTGTGAAGGAGGGAGTTTGCTCACACGCGTGAGCACCTCAGGATGATGGCCTATTGGTAATTTCTCAATATTATCAAGGAGTTGTGTCATTGAAGCCACAGCGCTGGCACCAAATAAATTTCGAAGGGCATTCAAAAATCCATCTGAGGGAGGAGGAGCAATGATGGTTGAACTTTGGGCTCTTGCGCTCAGTCGCCGTGCGGCATCCAGCGCTCCTGGCAAGAGGGCTGTTTCTTGTTCTGGAGGGCGAATCGAAAGGCTAAAACCAGGTTTCTCTATCTTCGGAGCCATAATTGCTCTGACATAATGTCATTTGAAGGGAAGCATCAAGGAGAAAAGCAATTCATTTGAAAACTGAAAAATGCTGATGCCGAGGTTGAAAAAGTCCGCAGGAGGCGATTGTCGAGCGGCGTCTTCAGACACTGGCAACGAAGCCTCAATACCCAGTAGGCTGAAGCGCAGGCAAAAATCTGGCGTGTGAGGATTTTTGCCGTAGTGAGACAACGCCTCCGAGAGACTTTTTCAATAATCTGTTAGAGAAACTTTTTGCCATGCGTCGCCGTTATCGTCGTTGCAATGCCGCCGCGAATATTGAAATCGGCTTTAACTTCCATCCAACGCGGTTGCACCGCTTCTACGACATCAGACAAAATCCGATTCGTCACCGCTTCATGAAAAGCCCCTTCTTGACGATAACTCCAAAGATAGAGTTTGAAACTTTTGAGCTCGAAACAGAGTTGATCGGGAATATACTGAACCGTTATCGTTGCAAAATCGGGTTGTCCCGTACGAGGACAGAGACAGGTAAACTCGTTCGTGGTGCATTCGATCGTGTAGTTGCGTTCCGGATGAGGATTAGGAAACGTTTCGATCATCGTTCTTTCCTTTTGAGCGGTTTTTCCAAAACACGAACCGTGATTCCAGCTTCTTTCAGAAGACGAAGAGGAGTTTCGGAAATCGTATATTCTGACGTGTACACCACTTCGCGAATACCACTGTTAATAATCATTTTTGTGCATGTGAGACATGGTGAGATAAGACAGTAGAGGGTTGCTCCTTTCAGCGTCGTGCCGTGATACGCTGCTTGGACAATCGCGTTTTCTTCAGCGTGGGAACAGACGCATTCATCGAGATTGGCTCCCGATTTTCCGAGTTGATTGCACCGGGGACAACCTCCTTCGTTGCAATTGCGAATGCCGCGAGGAGTTCCGTTGTAACCGGTCGAGACAAGGCGATGATCCTTGACCACAACTGCAGCGACTTTCCGTTTGATGCAATTCGAACGAAGCGCCACGACGCGAGCAATGTTCATAAAATAGTGATCCCAATCAGGTCGGGCGCGACTTGCAGCAAGTCCTTGAATGACTTCGCGCACTTTATCTCCGAGCATTTCAAGGGTGCCGTCATTGAGAATGCCAGCATCAGCCATATCGATCGTGCGATTGAGTTGCTGAGTGGTGGCATCGCTTGATTGCGCTTCACGAGCTTCAAGTTCGAGGAAGAGATCGTAGGTGGTGGGATCTCCTTCGCGGGCACGATTTTTAAGACGTTCGAATCGAATTTTGGGATCAGCATCCACGGCAATGAGAAAAAAATCGTCGCGACGGCGGAGCACTTCAACTTCAAAGGGATTTCGAATCGAATCAACAGCTGCGCTGTTTCCTGGGGTTAGTTTTTGAAGCGTCTTTTCTGCCAAGACGCCAGCACCATATTCAGTACGGAGTTGATTCCCAATCTGAATCAAATTTTCGCGAGTGACCTGTTGCTTTCGTTTCGTCAGTTCTTCGCGAAGAATATCGGAGAGGGAATGATATTCGTAACCACTCTCTCGAAGAAGTTTTGCCACCTCTCCTTTTCCGGCCGCATTTTTTCCCGTCAGTCCAATGAGCATGTGCGTTCACCTAACAAAGAATAGAGAAAGGATCAAACCGTATCTTGACAGTTGCCTCAATTTTCTTCAAATATCTCCGTTCATGATCCACGTTGAACATCTCCAAAAATCTTTCGGGTCGGTTCAGGCTGTCAAGGATATCTCCTTTGATGTCGCAAAAGGGGAAGTGGTCGGTCTTTTAGGACCCAATGGCGCTGGAAAAACCACGACCATGCGTATTCTTACCGGTTTCCTTCGTGCTGACACAGGTCAAATCACCATTGATGGCGTGAATGTTATGGAAGAAAGCAGAAAAGTGCGTCAGCACATTGGATATTTGCCGGAAAACGCTCCAGTGTATCTCGATCTCGAAGTGACGGCGTATCTCTCCTATATTGGAACGCTTCGAGGTATTGCGAAAAGTGAACTGCAAACACGTATTCGAAAGATGGTCGAAGCTTGTGGCCTTGAAAATGTTGTGGGTCGAATTATTGGCCAGCTCTCGAAAGGTTACCGTCAGAGGGTAGGATTGGCGCAAGCCATGATCCATGAACCGAAGATTTTGATTCTCGATGAACCGACGAGTGGTCTTGATCCCAATCAAATCGGCGAAATCCGAAATGTGATTCGTACGCTTGGTCGGGAGAGAACGGTCATTCTTTCAACGCATATTTTGCAAGAAGTCGAAGCCACCTGTTCGCGTGCCATGATTATCTCTTCAGGAACATTAGTTGGCGTGGGAACGATCGAAGAGCTCATGCGACAGGGAAAAGGGAAAGTGAGTTATATTGTTACTGCGAAGGCGCCACGAGAGCGCATTCATGAAGTATTTTCCAAAGTGAAAGGAGTTGAGTTTCAAGAATGGATGACATCTGAGGATGAAAGCGCGCAGCGCTTTTCGCTTCGGGAACTTAATGGAAAAAATTGTGCTGAAGAAATTTTCCATGCAGCGGTTGAAGGTGGATTTCCGCTTGTGGAACTCACGCGTGAGAGAGCATCGCTTGAAGATGTTTTTCGGGAGCTGACAGGCGCATGAAAAAAATAGTGACCATGACGAAACGAGAATTTTTTTCTTATTTCACCTCTCCGATTGCCTATGTCTATTTGATGACCTACCTTGTGCTCGCGAATTGGTTTTTCTTCCGAGGATTTTTTTTAGTTGGACAAACAGATGTGCGAAGTTTTTTTTCCATTCAACCCTGGATCTTTCTTTTTTTCATTCCTGCAGTTTCAATGGGAAAATGGGCTGAAGAACGCAAACAAGGGACACTTGAAATTTTATTTACCCTTCCGGTGCGCGATATCGAAGTGGTGTTAGGGAAATTTTTGGGAGCTTTCGCTCTTCTTGTCACGGCTCTTTTTTTCACTTTTCCGATGGTCATGAGTGTTGCCTTTCTTGGAAATCTCGATTGGGGTCCTGTCATCGGAGGATATATTGGTCTGCTTTTTATGGCAGGAGCCTATTTGGCGATCGGTTTGACGATTTCGAGTATGACGGAAAATCAGATTATTGCTTTTATTTTGGCAGTTGTAGTCTCCTTTCTTTTCTTCATGCTCGGAAGTCCGCTTCTTTCAGGGGCACGAGGAAGTTTTGTCGCCCCGATGTTTCAATACTTCGGCATTGGTATGCACTTTGATTCGATTGCTCGCGGTGTGATTGATTCGCGAGATATTTTGTATTATCTTTCGATGATCGCATTTTTTCTTTTTCTCAATCTCAACGTCATTCAGACAAAGGCGAGAAAGTAATTATGAAACGCAGACATCATTTCATCAGTCTCCTTACTTTTTTTCTTCTTTTTCTGATCCTTAATTTTGTGGCTTCGCGTCACGCATTTCGTTTCGATATGACGGAAAATCAAGACTATACGCTTTCAGATGCGACAAAACAGCTTTTAGAAAAACTGGATGATGTCGTTACCGTGCGACTCTATTTTACTCACGATCTTCCGCCAGCCCTTCTCCCGCTTCGTCGTACGACCGATGATGTCTTGGATGAGTTTAAGCGATATGCCGGAAGAAAAATTCAAATTGAATATATCGACCCCGCTGATTCAGAACTCGATGAACAAAAAGCGGTGATGCTGGGCATTGCGCCAGTGCAACTGAATGTGATTGAAAATGATCGACGCGAAGTGGCCAAAATCTTTTTAGGACTCGCAGTTCTTTTTGGCGATAAGCAAGAAGTGATACCGGTGCTTCAACAGGTCGGCAATCTTGAATACGATCTTGCGCAAGCAATTCTCAAAGTTTCGACAGATAAACTTCCGACGCTTGGATGGTGGGGAGCTGGAGCCTTTCAGGACATGAAACAGCTTCTCTCTCGTCGTTATCAGATTCGAGAAGTGAGCAATGAACAGAAAGAGATCCTTTCTCCAAAAGAATATGATGCGCTTGTCGTTGTCTCTTCTCAGGAGCTGACCGATGATGCTCTTTTTGTCATCGATCAGTATTTGATGGCGGGTGGCCATGTCATTGCGCTTGTGGATCGATGGGGTGTGGGGCAGGGATTACAGCTTGAAAAACAAGAGACAAAACTTGTGGATCTGCTCATGCGTTACGGGGTGACCGTTGAAAACCAAATGGTGGTCGATCGATCCCATGCCACCGCCTCGTTTCAAGGGGGAGCGGTGACCTATTATCTTCCTTATGCTTTTTGGCCCATTGTTCGGAAGGAAGGCTTTGCTTCCGATATTCCTTTTGTTGCGGGACTTGAAGCCTTCACGCTTCCGTGGACCAGTGCGCTCACGCTCGCTTCTTCCCAGGATGAACGAAAAATTCAATCACTCGCTTCGACAACCGGTTATGGCGTCACGACTCCGATCGATCCACTTCCCAGTCTTTCTCCGCAAGATGCGAATCAATTGCTCACGCAATCGGGGAAAAGCGTTTCGCTGGCAGCTTTGGTAGAGGGAAAAATACCGTCAGCCTTTGGAGAAAATTTTAAAGTTCCAAAAGGACGAGAACAGGTCACCACAAGTACAGAAGCGGCAAAACTCTTAGTTGTCGGAAGCAGCCGTTTTTTGAATGACCAATTTCTGCAGATGTTTCCTGAAAACGCCGTCTTCTTTGAAAACGCCGTCGATTCTTTTGCGTGGGGGACTGAGCTCATCGGGATCCGTTCGCGAATGACACAGACACGACCGATTGCTCTTCTTTCAGATGGAGCACGTGCGTTCATTCGTCTTTTGAATATGATAATTGCTCCCGTTCTCGTTCTTCTCATTGGAGTAATGGTATATATTGTGCGTCGACGTCGTCATCATACACTCCGTTTGGCGTATCAGCGATAAGGACATTTTCTTTTATGAAGAAACGACCCTATTTTTATTTCGGGATGACTCTGGTTCTGGCTTTCGCAATTTTTATTTTCGAACGGCCCGATCTTTTTACCGGAAAAGAGGAACGACAACTCCTTGAGAAGTTTGATGCGCACAACGTCGAAAAAATTGAGTTTGAACATTTCATTGGAGGAATTCAACTGAAGCGAGAAGGAGAAGGTTGGAAAGTTGCAAAGTTTACCTCTGAACTCGAAAAACAAGTGGCGGTAAAAGAGGGGATATCTTCTTCTGTGGGTGAACCTGAATGGGTTGATGCTGATACCGCACGTGTCCACCAAGCTCTGGGAGTTTTTGGAGATCTTCCTCAAGGAATACTCGTCAGTGCGAATCCAAGTAAGCAGATGGAATATCAAGTTGGAGTGA
This genomic interval carries:
- a CDS encoding NADPH-dependent 7-cyano-7-deazaguanine reductase QueF, coding for MIETFPNPHPERNYTIECTTNEFTCLCPRTGQPDFATITVQYIPDQLCFELKSFKLYLWSYRQEGAFHEAVTNRILSDVVEAVQPRWMEVKADFNIRGGIATTITATHGKKFL
- a CDS encoding cytidine deaminase: MLGDKVREVIQGLAASRARPDWDHYFMNIARVVALRSNCIKRKVAAVVVKDHRLVSTGYNGTPRGIRNCNEGGCPRCNQLGKSGANLDECVCSHAEENAIVQAAYHGTTLKGATLYCLISPCLTCTKMIINSGIREVVYTSEYTISETPLRLLKEAGITVRVLEKPLKRKER
- a CDS encoding ABC transporter, producing MKKIVTMTKREFFSYFTSPIAYVYLMTYLVLANWFFFRGFFLVGQTDVRSFFSIQPWIFLFFIPAVSMGKWAEERKQGTLEILFTLPVRDIEVVLGKFLGAFALLVTALFFTFPMVMSVAFLGNLDWGPVIGGYIGLLFMAGAYLAIGLTISSMTENQIIAFILAVVVSFLFFMLGSPLLSGARGSFVAPMFQYFGIGMHFDSIARGVIDSRDILYYLSMIAFFLFLNLNVIQTKARK